The region CGATGTAGGATCCCAAAAGTAAGACTCAATTCTCGCAGATTCTTCATGTGATTCCACTTCATCAACTTTTATAACTGGATTGAATGATTCTCTTGCTTTTTTTTCATCAATATTTGCATTTAAGTATTCTTTAGCCCATTCAGATAAATCAGATTCTCCTCTTAGGAATCCGCAATAATTAAACTTTTCGTCAAATATCTTTACTTTTTGATTCCCCCAATCGCAAACGTAATAATAATTATTTTTATCTAGAGCTACATCTGAGGGTCTGAATAATTCTTCTTCGTTTGTACCACTTACACCAAATTTATCCAAAAAATTTCCTTCTTTATCGAAAATTTGAATTCTATCATTTCTCCAATCAGCTACTATGACAGTTTCATCATAAATTTTTATTCCCCATGGTTTGTCAAATTCACCATTACCTGAACCTTCTTTACCCCAAGAATGAATAAATTCTCCATCATTAGAAAAGATTTGAATTCTATCATTCATGTTATCGGTAATAAAAATTTGGTCTTTATCATCAATCGCAATACCAGAAGGAAAGTTTATTTCTCCTTCTTTTTTCCCTTTTACACCCCATCTATCTAAGTATTTCCCATCTTTATCAAATATTGATATTAAATTTGTATATTCGTCTGTTACATAAACATTATCTTTTGAATCGAAAGCAACTGAGCAAGGCCAGTAAAGTTCACCAGGATTTTTACCAAATTTAGAAAATTCACCAAAGTAATTATTATTTATATCACAGATTGTAATTCTTAATCCTGCTGTATGAAATGCTCCACTTCTACTGACAACAAAAAGTTTATTTTCACTATTTAATGCAATATCTCTTGGGAGGTGGAAACCTCGACCTCCTACATCAGCCGTGAATCCTACGGTATGAGAGTAATTAATTTTAGTATTCTCAAATAATTCTTTCATTTTATACCATTTGATATTCTCTAGAAGATACTATGAGTTTGATTAGAATGCTAATAAATTCTTCGTTGATTTTAAATTCATCTTCTTGAATATAATCATTTAAAGCCTCTTTAGTAGATGAATGTAATTCTATATAACCTAATTCTTCGCAACAAATATTTAAAATATTTTCTTTATCAGGAGTTTTATTGAAAATATTTTGCACAAGTGTTTTTGATGGATTTCCAAGTACATCAGAACAAAAATTTATTCTTTGAATTACTGAACCTGTATTTATCCATTCTTCTCCACCTTGCCATCCTTCGACCGATGTTGGATTTAGAAGTGGCTGTCCCATTAAACCTGAACTAATTGTAGCTTGATAAACTTCTTCTGAGGGGATATCAAATCCACCGGATAGTCTTACAGAATTTACAACTAATTCTGATGGACTTTTAATTCTCTTATTATAAATCTCTTCAGATCTAAAATATTCTGACTTAAATAAATCTCTTAATATTTCTTTTATGTTATACCCATTCTTAAAATAAGATTTTGTTATAAATTCGATCACACTTGGATCAATAGGTTCCTTATGTGGCCATTGAGGTACTGGAAGTTCATCTTTTATAAAAAAATGATAAATATGTCTGGCTAAAAAATTTGCAGTTGCTTTTTGCTTGCAAATAATTCTTACTATATCTTCTCCATTAAAGTTACCTTTTTCACCTAAAAATTCTTTATCATCATAGTCATGATCATTTTCATCAAATTTAAATTGCCATGCAACGTAACCATAAGGCCTTGCAGTATTATTTCTCATCTTGATAGCCATATATGGCATATTTTCCACTGTCCAGCCTGTAAAGGCTCTTGAGCATTCCTTAATATCTTTTTCTGAGTAATTTCCAACTCCCATTGAAAATAGTTCTAATATCTCTCTTCCATAATTCTCATTTATATTTTCTTTATGATTATCTTGATTATCTAACCACATAATCATTGCAGGATCTTTTGATAGTTCTATCAGCAAATTTTCAAAAGAGCCTAATCCATGTTTTCTAAACATTTCAATTTGAGAAGTCATCACCTTGCCCTGAATTAGTTTATTTTGCCCTGTAGCAAAAACTCTGTGCCAAAACAAAGCAACTTTTTCTTCAAAAGGAAACTTAGAGTGTGCCATTCGATACATCCAATATGAGCCAGAGCTGAATACCGTTCTAACATCAGATAGATCTATTTGATATCTTCTTAGAAGATCTACAGGCACAGGATTTTTATCTAAATTATCTAACAGATAGTCAACTGAGTCTTCATATGATTTATCTAACAATGAATCTATTTCTTTTTTTGATCCCCCAAATCCAACTCTTCTAAATAAATGAGCGAGTTCTTTTTTACTTGTTCTTGTGTTTAGTGTGGTCATTACTATTTTTCCAAATCTTTGCTCTTATTTTGATCTTCTTTAGCTAAAAATTTTTTTCTCATTCTAAACCTAACTGTATAAACAATCAATAGCGCTGCGACAATAGGGAACCATCTTGAGAAATTTCCATCTTCAACACCATTGATACTAAGAATTAGTCTCAGGATGAAAGAAATAATTAACAAACCTGCTATTTCAAACATCATTAATCTTAATCTACTCATTTTCTCTCCTAATCAAAATATTTTGAATAAATAACCCTCCATACTAGTTTATTTCATTATGCTTATTATTTATAACGTTTTCTGGAAAAGTTCTCTAATTTTTTTCATAGAATTATCATGATTGAAAATTATATTAAATTAAAAATCATCACTCCAGCCATTAATATCATCACTAAATTCTCTGCTATTGTTAGATTCGAAATCGGTACATCAAATGAAGATCCTAGACAAGCACAAACAATAGTTTCTTTTTTTGATAGCTTTTGTCTTATTCCAATTATCTGAGGTATGAAAATTAAAATAGTGATTACATTAATAAAAAATATAAATAAATTACTCAAAAATAATACTCCTAAAATAAATTCTAAAAAAGGATATATTAAACCATATTTATAAAAGCGTTTAGTTATGGGGTCATATTTTTGAAATGTGTTAGCAAACAGTCTGATATTTTGTAGCTTCAAGAAAGAAAATATTATAAAAAAATAACCCATATAATAACGCATGAATTCAGAGATTTTTAAATCTCCATTTATTGATGAGATTATTGCCAGAACAAAAACTATAAAAAGAGAAATAAAAATAGGCTTATAAATATCAAAGTAAGATAATACACCTGAGAAATAGTTTTTTTTATCAGATTCATCATTAAAGGTATATGATCCGATATTTTTGACTAAGTTATTAAGGTCTTGAGTAGAATAAATTTTATTAGATGATAAATTCATCTCAGTTGAGCTTAGGTTTATATTAACTTCTAATATATCTGATTCAAGTTCTAGTTTAGTTTTTATTGATTCAACACAGCCATCACAAGTCATTCCTGAAACTAAATATTTCTTTTGAAAATTGCTTATCATTAGAAATCTGTATTACACCAAGGTGTGTTTGTTACACTAAAAATTCTTGAGAATTCTTCCAATTTTTTTTGGTTTTCACAAATAATATTATTTGATTTATACAATTCCATTGCCGTTATCCCTCCGAAATAACATGAGCTTAAATCAGAAGGCCTCATGGTAATATCAGGTTTTGAATTTGATTCTTGAACTTTAGTATTTTTACCATCTGTTTCAAAAGAATATACTCCTTCAATGTCATTTTGATTTTGACCGGTTAGTTCAATACAAAAATTTCCTTCTGAATTATATATTCTTCCTTCCAAAAATTTTTTTGGATCTATAATTCTGACCCACAGTCCATCAATAGTATTTCTATTAAGCATTCTAGGATTTTCAAGAAGAAAGTATAAAGGATCATTAGATCCTCTTCTATTAATTGAAATTTTTTCAACTAACTCTACTCCGAAAATAAAGTTCCATAATGCTATATTTGATTCTGAATCTAAAGACACTAATTCTTGAACTACAAGTTCTCCTTTGTCATCTTCATGAGCAATTCCAGATTCTTTATTTATATTGTAAAAAACATAACCAATTGGTTTTTTTTCTCTGTAAGCTACTACAAAAAATAATCCACTCATGCCTGATTTATTGTGTCTAGTTTCGGCATCTTCATAAAATAAATAATTAAAATAGCCCTGAGTCCTATCTGTAAAACCATTTTGTTTTTTTCTAGCCGCATCATAAATTTTAGGTATTTCAGAAAGGGCTTTATCTTTGTTTACAAATTCTAAATCAATGTTTTTATCTGTATTTTTTAATAATTTCGTATTTTTTGTATTGATAGTCCAGTCTTCCCGTAAGGTACCTAGTCCGTATCCAAATCTAGAATAAAGTAAAGATTGAGACGCCCATAGACCTGCTAATGAATCCCCTCTATTCTTAGCTTGTAAATGAAGCTCATTCATCATCATTCTAAAAATACCTTTTCTTTTATGAGTAGGGGCTGTTCCCATGTAAGCTATACCCGCCATACTTAATGAATTTCCGCCCGGAGTAGTAATTTTATATTTGTCGGCTCCACCAGTTCCTACAATCGATTTAGATTTATAATCATAAGCAGCAATCAAACGATTCATATCTTGATTATTATTATTTTCTGTCCAATCATTTATTTGAATCATTAGTCTGTCTTTTACTAATCTTTCAACATCAGACTCTTTTGATATGTCTCCAAACACTCTTCTTACAGCATTTCTCCATTCGAAGACATTATTTTTATTTACAGAAACTATCTTTATTGTCATTTTATTTTTTCTTTAAAGCTTCTTTCCCTGCTTTTAATGTTTCAATGATTGCATCTACATCATAAACACATCCACCCCAAGTACCTCCACTTACATCCTGCAGTGCCGCCCATAATCTTGTATCATCAGGTAATTTTTCATCTGGCTTGATTTCTAAAGATGCATTTCTTATAGATAATTCTTTACTTCCCCAGTCCGACCCATTATTATTTTTTCCTTCTCCTACTAAATTAATTGATCCTACCAGTTTTTTAGTATCAATCTCTATTTCAATAAGATCTGAATCTTTTAGCAAACCAATTGGCCCACCAGCTAGTGCCTCTGGGCCGATATGACCAATACAAGCACCTGTAGAAACACCTGAAAATCTAGCATCTGTTAATAGGGCAATATATTTTCCGTAAGATAAATGTTTCAAAGCGGCAGTAATTTGATAAGTCTCTTCCATCCCTGTTCCCATAGGTCCTCCGCATATAATAACTAAAATTTCACCCTTTTTTAACTTGTCAGGTCCTGTTGATTTTATTGCTCTCATTGCTTCTTTTTCAGAGTTGAATACTCTCGCAAGTCCAGTATTTCTGTATACACCATCTTTATCTATTACTTCAGGATCAATAGCCGTAGATTTTATTACAGATCCCTCAGGCGCAATATTTCCTTTTGGGAAAGTAACTGTAGATGTTAGTCCTCTAAGAGTTGCGTTAGCTTTATTCATAATTACATTTTCTGGATCTACACCATCATTTTCAAATAAATATTTTCTAACATATTTTCTTCTTTCAGACTCTTCCCACCACTCGAGATTTTCTCTTAATGTTTTTCCAGAAACTGTCAATTCATCTAAATTCAATAATCCAAGCCTTTTAAGATTAAGCATAACTTCAGGTACTCCTCCTGCTGCATAAAATTGTGAAGTTGGGTGTCCAACAGGTCCATTTGGTAATACATCTACAAGTCTTGGTACGTAACTATTAATTCTTGACCAGTCATCAACAGTCATTCTCTTTCTACCCACCGCATGAGCTATTGCAGGTAAATGAAGTAATAAGTTTGTTGAACCTCCACATGCAGCATGTACAACCATTGCGTTTTCAAATGCTTTATCAGTTAGTATTTTTTCAATATTTATTGAATCTTCTTCAAGATTCAGCAGTGCCTTTGCAGATCTTTTTGCATTATGAAACCATGCTGGAGTACCGCTAGGTGTACATGCAGTGTGTGTTAATGCTATGCCAAGAGACTCCGCTATTACTTGAGACGTTCCGGCAGTTCCAAGAAACTGACATCCGCCTCCAGGAGATGCACAAGCTTTGCACCCCATCTCTTGAGCGTAATCTAATGTTATTTCTCCCTGTGAAAATCGTGCACCAATTGATTGTATTTTCCCTGCATCTTCTCCATTTTCTGGGGCAAGTGTTGAACCACCAGGTACAATTATCGATGGCTTATCTTTCATTCCTGCAAGAGCCATCATCATTGCTGGCAAGCCTTTATCACATGAAGCTATTCCCATAACAGCTCTTGCTGTTGGTAAAGACCTTGCTAATCTACGTAAAACTTTTGCGGCATCATTTCTGTATGGTAAAGAATCAAACATTCCTGTTGTACCTTGTGTTCTTCCATCACAAGGATCTGAACAAAATGCAGCAAAAGGAAGACCCCCCAGCTCTTTTATTGTATTTGCTGATTCTTCTACTAGATTTGAAAGTTCCCAGTGTCCAGTATGAAATCCTAAAGCTATAGGTTCACCATCACTATCTTTTATACCTCCGCAAGTAGATAAAATTAAGAATTGTTTTCTGAGTAATTCTTGAGGGTTCCAACCCATTCCAGCATTTTGAGTTAGACCGAAATGGTTACCACTTGGTTCGTTTATAAGAATCTCAGGCGTAAAAGGTATCTTGCCTTTAGGTCCTTCTGCATGCGTTTTAATAGTGTAATTAGCTTCAGAACCACCTTCAATTATATCTATAAAAGAAGGTTTGATTTTTTTTTGTGAAGTCACATCTTCTCCTGTTTTGATGAATATATAACTTAGATAATAACACAAAGAATGAATTCAAAAATAAACTAATTTACTGAAGAAATTGCTTGTTCAAATTTTTCTGAAATTTCTTTATCTATAATAATTAGTTTCTCTAGTAAAATTAGTAATTCTTTAAGAGTTTCTTGTTGATTTTCTGAAGAAAATATCATTGTTTTTGTTTTTATTTCAATATTTGCTTCAATTTTATTCTCTAAAATATTTTTGATTCCAATTATAGGCTCATCGAATCTTATAAGTATTTTATTTTCATCTCCTTTTATAGAGCTTATGTGCTTGTACTCATGGCATAAAATCTTAATTCTGTTAATCAAGAATAAATTTTTTAGTTCTTCTGGCACTTGCCCAAATCTATCCTTAATTTCCTTTTGTAATTCTAATAACTCTTTAACTTTTCTTAACTTTGATAATCTCATATAAATGTTTAACCTTACCTTGATATCTTCAATGTATTCTTCAGGAATTCTAGCGTTTATCTTAATATCTACAGTATTCATTAAGAAAAAATTTAAGTTACTTTCCTCTCCATTTTTTAATGACTCTATTGCTGAAATAAGTAAAGAATTATAAAGTTCATACCCTATAGAACTTATATGACCACTTTGCTCTTTTCCTAAAATATTACCAGCCCCTCTAATTTCTAGATCCCTCATTGCAATATCATATCCTGATCCAAACTCAGATGATGAAATTATAGCATTTAATCTTTCTTCAGAAATATCATTAATTCTTGAACTACTGGGAGTTAAAAAATATGCATAAGAAGTTTTTTCACTTCTTCCTATTCTTCCCTTCATTTGATAGAGCTGAGAAAGCCCAAATTTATGAGAATTATTAACTATAAGAGTATTTACATTTGGCATATCTATTCCGGATTCGATTATTGTTGTACAGACTAAAATATCAGTTTTCTTTGAACTGAAGTCCTTAATTATATTTTCAAGATTATTCTTTTCCATTTGTCCATGAGCGATAGAAATTTTAGCTTCAGGAACAACTTTTCTTATTCTTTGAGCAAGAATTTCTATGTTATGAATTTCGTTATTAACAAAAAATATCTGACCTTTACGATCCATCTCTCTTAGTATTACTTCTCTTATCAAGTCATCTGAAAAATTTGATACGTAAGTATTTACTGGAATTCGATTCTCTGGTGGAGTGTTAATCATGCTTAGATCTCTTACTCCATTTAGCGCTAAACTTAGGGTTCTAGGGATTGGTGTTGCACTTAGACTTAATACATCTATATCAATTTCTTTTTGCTTAATATTTTCTTTTTGATTAACTCCAAATTTATGCTCTTCATCAATAATTAATAGACCTAAGTTTTTAAAATTTATATTATTTTGAATAAGTTTATGGGTGCCTATTAAAATATCTACTTTTCCTTCTGAAAGTTTTTTTAAGATATTTTTCTGCCCTAAGTTTGAAATAAATCTAGAAATATATTCTATCTCAATAGGGAAAGGATTTAATCTTTCTTTGAATGTTTCATAATGTTGTAAAGCAAGCACTGTCGTCGGAACTAATATAGCTACTTGAAATCCATTTTCTACAACCTTAAATGCAGCCCTAATGGCTACTTCTGTCTTTCCAAATCCAACATCTCCACAAAGTAACCTATCCATTGGCTTTTTAGACTCAAGGTCGAAATTAATTTCATTTATAGCCTTTTCTTGATCAGGAGTTTCAATAAATTCAAAAGATTCCTCTAGTTCTTTATACCATTCTGATTTTTTTTTAAAACTCTTTCCTTTGATTTTTTCTCTTGCAGCATATATTTGAATTAGCTCAACAGCTAATATTTCTATGGACTTTTGCACTTTATTTTTTGATTTTATCCATCTTTGAGAGCCTAAAGTATCTAGTTTTGGATCCTCTTTTTGAAATGATTTATATAGTTGAATTCTGTCTATTTGTTCAGATGGGACATATAACTTATCATCATTTTTGTAATTAATTACGATGAACTCTCTTTTAGTGGAATCAATTTGAGTCGTTCCTATAAATTTACCTACTCCATGATCAATATGAACTACAAAGTCATCGATCTTAAAAGGTTCAGAAGAAATGGCTGAAGGTATATTATTTGAATATGATTTAATGGTTCTTTTTTTCTTCATCCCAAATAGTTCTTTATCTGTGAGTATGGTAAAGAAATTTTTTCCATCATTTATCTTAAACCCCTGACCAATATTTTTAGAAATAATATTATATTTATTTGCTGATATTTCTTGAATATCATCAAAAATTTCAATTTTTGATATTTCTAAAATCTCCTTAACTCTCATAGGATAATCCGTAGAAATTATAACTTTTTCATTCTTTTCTTTATCATTTAGAAATCTCTTAATTTTGTTTTCATTTAACTTTTGAATTTTAGGAGTTGAGATTTTCAATCTAAAATGGTTTTTATTTTCATAGGATCTTTGATTGATTTCCAAAAGCATTTTTTCTTTTTCCAAAAAAAATAAAGAATTAGCGTTATTATAGGGAGCTGGAAAATTTGAGTTTATTTCCTTATTATTTATCTTAGTTTTTAGAATTGCATTTCTTCTATTCTTTGTATTTTCTAATTCATGATTAAGATTATAGTTTTCTAATTTAATTATTAAGTATTCATTTCTTAAGAAATTTAATATTGATCCTTTATCAAAAAAACCTGAATAATAATTTATCAAATCTTCTGATTCTCCTTCAATAATCTTTGAAAGATTAGAAGTAGTAAAATCTATATCTTTATTTTCGGGATTTTCGAAGAATTTCTTATTCTGCTTCATCAAGTCATCAATATTTCTAGAAAGAGTATTTGTTTCAGATACTGGAGAAATAAAAATATCTTTTACTGTTTTATATGTTGTCTGAGAAGATGATTCAAATATTTTTATTGACTCTATAGAATCATATAAAAAATTAATTCTTATTGGATCTTTCATATTCAAAGTAAATATATCTATAATATCTCCTCTGACTGCAAATTCTCCAACTGAATCTACTATAGAAGTATTTTTATAACCTGACAAGACTATTTTATTCACAAGTTCCCTTTGAGTAATCTTATCTGCTGTTCTCAAGTCTATAGATAATTTTGCGAATAAGTTTTTTGAAATTGTATTTGTAGTTAATGATTGAATAGAAGAACAGACAATAGGTAATTTATTATTATATTGGCCCTTGTAAAGTGCTTCTAGGCATCTCATTCTTTCAATAGCATTTTTGTTATCTGGTTTATATTTTTCTAGAAATATTTCATTCCGTTCGTTAAAATTTAAGTTAGTTGTTTTAGAACTCCAAAAATTCAGATTATCAACTAATTCTCTAGATTCTTCTGGGTTAGACGTCAGAACTAATGTAGGTTTTTTTACTAATTGGACAATGGATGAAATAATAAATGGGTGAGCTTCTTTTGGAGAAAGTATTTTTGGACTATTTTTTGAGCGCAGTTCGGCAACTACATGCTTAAATGTAGGCTCATTATGAAGTAAACTGCTTAAACTTACCAAATTATTCAAAATCTTAATCCGATAAACTATATTTTATACGAAAGAAATAAAATTTTTATAAAAAAGTTATGACAACAAAAAAGAAATTAAGAATAGTTATAAAAATTGGAAGTAATCTTATTACTGAAAACGGAAATATCCTAAATTATAAACTTATTGAAAACTTATGTGATCAAATTTCTGTTATTAGAAAGAGTCAACATCAGGTGATTATTGTTTCCTCAGGTGCAGTTGCAGCAGGTAATCAATATCTTTCTAAATATGAAAAAAATGTAAATATAAATAATAATTCAATAGTGCAAAAACAATTACTTGCTTCAATTGGTCAACCAATTTTAATGAATGCATATGAAAAATTTTTTTCAGAAAGATCAATAATGATTTCCCAAGCTCTTCTATCAAGAAATGATTTTGAAAATAGGCTAGGTTATCTAAATATTAGAAATACTCTTAGTGAGCTATTAATGCTTGATATTATTCCAATAATTAATGAGAATGATGTAGTATCTACTGAAGAATTGACAGGGAATGTCTATGGGGATAATGATCGTTTATCAGCAATGGTTTCCAATGCAATAGATGCAGACTTATTGATTTTATTAGGTACAATAGACGGTTTATATACCTCAGATCCAAATATTACAAAAGATGCAAAAAAAATTAATATCGTTGAAGATATTACTGATGAAATCATCAATTTTGCTGAGGGATCAATTGATGGAATTGGTTCTGGAGGAATGACTTCAAAAATCCAAGCTGCTAACATTTCTATTAATTCTGGTACTGAGATGTTTATTGCTTCAGGTTTGGAAAATGATGTCTTAACAAGAATCATTTCTGGAGAAATAATAGGTACTAAATTTTTATCCAAACAATCACTGAATGAATCTAGAAAGAGATGGCTTATAACAGGCTACTCTTCTTCTAAAGGTGATATTACTCTCGATGAAGGTGCTATAAAAGCAATTAAAAACAAAGGAAGTGTTCTTCCTCCCGGAATCAAAAATACCTCAGGTGATTTTGATAGAGGAGATATTATTGGAATAAAAAACTCAATTGACAAGGTAATTGGCTGGGGAATTTCTAATTATTCTTCAAAAGAAATTAGTAAAATAAAAGGTATTAATAGTTCAAAAATTATAGATATAGTAGAAAAAAATTATGGATCTGAAGTTATACACAGAAATAACTTAGTACTTACTCAATAGAAAGTTAATTTATGCTTAAAAATTTAGAGAAAAACATTTCAAAAGTCTATGAAAGTTCCTTAAGTTTAAGTCTTGTTACAGCAGAACAAAGAAAGAGTTGCTTAAATATATTATCTAGAAAATTAGATTTATTCATGAATGAGATAATAGA is a window of Dehalococcoidia bacterium DNA encoding:
- a CDS encoding GNAT family N-acetyltransferase, whose amino-acid sequence is MTIKIVSVNKNNVFEWRNAVRRVFGDISKESDVERLVKDRLMIQINDWTENNNNQDMNRLIAAYDYKSKSIVGTGGADKYKITTPGGNSLSMAGIAYMGTAPTHKRKGIFRMMMNELHLQAKNRGDSLAGLWASQSLLYSRFGYGLGTLREDWTINTKNTKLLKNTDKNIDLEFVNKDKALSEIPKIYDAARKKQNGFTDRTQGYFNYLFYEDAETRHNKSGMSGLFFVVAYREKKPIGYVFYNINKESGIAHEDDKGELVVQELVSLDSESNIALWNFIFGVELVEKISINRRGSNDPLYFLLENPRMLNRNTIDGLWVRIIDPKKFLEGRIYNSEGNFCIELTGQNQNDIEGVYSFETDGKNTKVQESNSKPDITMRPSDLSSCYFGGITAMELYKSNNIICENQKKLEEFSRIFSVTNTPWCNTDF
- a CDS encoding YjhG/YagF family D-xylonate dehydratase, translated to MDIIEGGSEANYTIKTHAEGPKGKIPFTPEILINEPSGNHFGLTQNAGMGWNPQELLRKQFLILSTCGGIKDSDGEPIALGFHTGHWELSNLVEESANTIKELGGLPFAAFCSDPCDGRTQGTTGMFDSLPYRNDAAKVLRRLARSLPTARAVMGIASCDKGLPAMMMALAGMKDKPSIIVPGGSTLAPENGEDAGKIQSIGARFSQGEITLDYAQEMGCKACASPGGGCQFLGTAGTSQVIAESLGIALTHTACTPSGTPAWFHNAKRSAKALLNLEEDSINIEKILTDKAFENAMVVHAACGGSTNLLLHLPAIAHAVGRKRMTVDDWSRINSYVPRLVDVLPNGPVGHPTSQFYAAGGVPEVMLNLKRLGLLNLDELTVSGKTLRENLEWWEESERRKYVRKYLFENDGVDPENVIMNKANATLRGLTSTVTFPKGNIAPEGSVIKSTAIDPEVIDKDGVYRNTGLARVFNSEKEAMRAIKSTGPDKLKKGEILVIICGGPMGTGMEETYQITAALKHLSYGKYIALLTDARFSGVSTGACIGHIGPEALAGGPIGLLKDSDLIEIEIDTKKLVGSINLVGEGKNNNGSDWGSKELSIRNASLEIKPDEKLPDDTRLWAALQDVSGGTWGGCVYDVDAIIETLKAGKEALKKK
- the mfd gene encoding transcription-repair coupling factor, translated to MNNLVSLSSLLHNEPTFKHVVAELRSKNSPKILSPKEAHPFIISSIVQLVKKPTLVLTSNPEESRELVDNLNFWSSKTTNLNFNERNEIFLEKYKPDNKNAIERMRCLEALYKGQYNNKLPIVCSSIQSLTTNTISKNLFAKLSIDLRTADKITQRELVNKIVLSGYKNTSIVDSVGEFAVRGDIIDIFTLNMKDPIRINFLYDSIESIKIFESSSQTTYKTVKDIFISPVSETNTLSRNIDDLMKQNKKFFENPENKDIDFTTSNLSKIIEGESEDLINYYSGFFDKGSILNFLRNEYLIIKLENYNLNHELENTKNRRNAILKTKINNKEINSNFPAPYNNANSLFFLEKEKMLLEINQRSYENKNHFRLKISTPKIQKLNENKIKRFLNDKEKNEKVIISTDYPMRVKEILEISKIEIFDDIQEISANKYNIISKNIGQGFKINDGKNFFTILTDKELFGMKKKRTIKSYSNNIPSAISSEPFKIDDFVVHIDHGVGKFIGTTQIDSTKREFIVINYKNDDKLYVPSEQIDRIQLYKSFQKEDPKLDTLGSQRWIKSKNKVQKSIEILAVELIQIYAAREKIKGKSFKKKSEWYKELEESFEFIETPDQEKAINEINFDLESKKPMDRLLCGDVGFGKTEVAIRAAFKVVENGFQVAILVPTTVLALQHYETFKERLNPFPIEIEYISRFISNLGQKNILKKLSEGKVDILIGTHKLIQNNINFKNLGLLIIDEEHKFGVNQKENIKQKEIDIDVLSLSATPIPRTLSLALNGVRDLSMINTPPENRIPVNTYVSNFSDDLIREVILREMDRKGQIFFVNNEIHNIEILAQRIRKVVPEAKISIAHGQMEKNNLENIIKDFSSKKTDILVCTTIIESGIDMPNVNTLIVNNSHKFGLSQLYQMKGRIGRSEKTSYAYFLTPSSSRINDISEERLNAIISSSEFGSGYDIAMRDLEIRGAGNILGKEQSGHISSIGYELYNSLLISAIESLKNGEESNLNFFLMNTVDIKINARIPEEYIEDIKVRLNIYMRLSKLRKVKELLELQKEIKDRFGQVPEELKNLFLINRIKILCHEYKHISSIKGDENKILIRFDEPIIGIKNILENKIEANIEIKTKTMIFSSENQQETLKELLILLEKLIIIDKEISEKFEQAISSVN
- a CDS encoding NHL repeat-containing protein, which translates into the protein MKELFENTKINYSHTVGFTADVGGRGFHLPRDIALNSENKLFVVSRSGAFHTAGLRITICDINNNYFGEFSKFGKNPGELYWPCSVAFDSKDNVYVTDEYTNLISIFDKDGKYLDRWGVKGKKEGEINFPSGIAIDDKDQIFITDNMNDRIQIFSNDGEFIHSWGKEGSGNGEFDKPWGIKIYDETVIVADWRNDRIQIFDKEGNFLDKFGVSGTNEEELFRPSDVALDKNNYYYVCDWGNQKVKIFDEKFNYCGFLRGESDLSEWAKEYLNANIDEKKARESFNPVIKVDEVESHEESARIESYFWDPTS
- a CDS encoding heavy-metal-associated domain-containing protein, translating into MISNFQKKYLVSGMTCDGCVESIKTKLELESDILEVNINLSSTEMNLSSNKIYSTQDLNNLVKNIGSYTFNDESDKKNYFSGVLSYFDIYKPIFISLFIVFVLAIISSINGDLKISEFMRYYMGYFFIIFSFLKLQNIRLFANTFQKYDPITKRFYKYGLIYPFLEFILGVLFLSNLFIFFINVITILIFIPQIIGIRQKLSKKETIVCACLGSSFDVPISNLTIAENLVMILMAGVMIFNLI
- a CDS encoding DUF1800 domain-containing protein, giving the protein MTTLNTRTSKKELAHLFRRVGFGGSKKEIDSLLDKSYEDSVDYLLDNLDKNPVPVDLLRRYQIDLSDVRTVFSSGSYWMYRMAHSKFPFEEKVALFWHRVFATGQNKLIQGKVMTSQIEMFRKHGLGSFENLLIELSKDPAMIMWLDNQDNHKENINENYGREILELFSMGVGNYSEKDIKECSRAFTGWTVENMPYMAIKMRNNTARPYGYVAWQFKFDENDHDYDDKEFLGEKGNFNGEDIVRIICKQKATANFLARHIYHFFIKDELPVPQWPHKEPIDPSVIEFITKSYFKNGYNIKEILRDLFKSEYFRSEEIYNKRIKSPSELVVNSVRLSGGFDIPSEEVYQATISSGLMGQPLLNPTSVEGWQGGEEWINTGSVIQRINFCSDVLGNPSKTLVQNIFNKTPDKENILNICCEELGYIELHSSTKEALNDYIQEDEFKINEEFISILIKLIVSSREYQMV
- the proB gene encoding glutamate 5-kinase, with the translated sequence MTTKKKLRIVIKIGSNLITENGNILNYKLIENLCDQISVIRKSQHQVIIVSSGAVAAGNQYLSKYEKNVNINNNSIVQKQLLASIGQPILMNAYEKFFSERSIMISQALLSRNDFENRLGYLNIRNTLSELLMLDIIPIINENDVVSTEELTGNVYGDNDRLSAMVSNAIDADLLILLGTIDGLYTSDPNITKDAKKINIVEDITDEIINFAEGSIDGIGSGGMTSKIQAANISINSGTEMFIASGLENDVLTRIISGEIIGTKFLSKQSLNESRKRWLITGYSSSKGDITLDEGAIKAIKNKGSVLPPGIKNTSGDFDRGDIIGIKNSIDKVIGWGISNYSSKEISKIKGINSSKIIDIVEKNYGSEVIHRNNLVLTQ